Within Phragmitibacter flavus, the genomic segment CTCATAAACCAGTCCCCGAACCCCGCGCAGCGCCTCCGCCACCTTCGCGATCTTGGCATCGCTGCCGATGCGTTTGCTGTCCATCGCCCCCGCCTCCACCAGCTGCCGCGCCACCGCGCCATCCACATACACCCCTGCGATCACCAGCGGGCCAAAGAAGTCCCCCTTGCCACTTTCATCCACCCCAATGTGGGGCGCAAACATCTCCGGGTGAGCCACGTCTTCATAACCCAGCTCCGCCTCCCCAAGCACCTCAGGCTCAAGGGTAAACTTCACAAAATCCTCCGTCCCCTTGCCCTGCACCACCACCTTCGGGCCCTTTTCATACACCGCGATGCTCACCTTCTGCCCACTCCCGGCATACAAACAGTAGGGTTTCACCACAAACTCAAAACCCTTCGCCACCAGCAGGGTGCGGAGCTTCGCGGCCTGCAAATCGGTCAGCGGTTTGGTGTAGGTGGTCAACGCGGCCATGAGAGCGACGCACCAAAGAAGAACCCATCCCACTTGTCGAATTCCAATCACAAAATCTTGCCTGCCGCTGCCTCCTTGCTCATTCCCCCAAACTGTGCCAACGTATGCGCCCTCAACTTTCCTCTTCAACATCATCATCATGAGCACCATCGCCGCCCGCCTGACCGAAGACATGAAAACCGCCATGAAGGCGAAGGACTCCGTCACGCTCAACGTGGTGCGCGGCCTCAAGTCCTCCCTCAAATACGCCGCCATTGAAAAAGCCGGTGCCGATGGCGAACTCGACGACAACGAAGCCCTCGTGGTCATCCGTCGTGAAATCAAAAAACGTCAGGACTCCGTCAGTCAATACGAGAGCGGTGGCCGACCTGAACTTGCCGCCACCGAGAAAGCCGAAATCGCCGTCCTTGAAAACTACCTGCCGGCCGCGATGAGCGAAGCCGACCTCATCGCCCTGGTCGATGCCGTAATCGCCGAAACCGGTGCCACCACCAAGAAAGACATGGGCAAGGTCATGAAACTCCTCCAGGAACGCAGCGAAGGCCGCGCCGACAACAAAGTGCTCAGCACCGAAGTCAACAAAAGGCTCGGTTGAGAAGGGTGGGGACACAAGACGGGAAGACAGAAGACGGAAGACAGAAGAAAAAAACGAAGCTTCGGTCAAGCATCCCTCTCCTCATCCCACGCTACCTTCGCGCATTTCCCTCTGGTCTTGTGTCTTCTGTCTTCCAGTCTTGCATCTTGTGTCTCCCACTTTTATGACCTCCGCCCTCATCGTTGCCGCCGGCAGCAGCCGCCGCATGGGTTTTCAAAAACTCACCGCCAGCCTCCTCGGCAAACCCGTCCTGCGATGGACGCTTGAAGCCTTCGACAACTGTCCCGCCATCGATCACCTCGTCGTTGTCGTCAGTGACGCCACCCGTGAACTCGTGCGCGCCTGGGCAGCCGACGGCATGCTGCGCAAACCCGTCACCCTCAGCGAAGGCGGTGCCGAGCGCCACATCAGCGTCTACGGGGGTCTTAAGAAGCTTCCTCCATCGACCGAACTCGTCGCCGTTCACGACGGAGCCCGACCCCTCATCACCTCCGATCAGATCATCCGCTGCATAAACCGCGCCCGCGAAATCAAAGCCGTCGCCTGCGCCCGTCCCGTCACGGAAACGCTCAAACGGGTCGATGAAAACGGCGTGATCACCGGCTCCGTGGATCGCAAGGACACCTGGATCATGGAAACGCCCCAGATCTTTGACCGCAACCTGCTGTGCCAGGCCTACGAACGCGTCATGCAGCAAAACCTCACCGTCACCGACGAAGTCTCCGCCGTCCAACTCCTCGGTCACCACGTTTTTGTCCTCGAGAATCCCGAGTCCAATCTCAAGATCACTTACCCCACCGACCTCCTGCTCGCCGAGCAACTCCTCCAGGCCCGGCTGTGACACAGGCTTGCAGCCTGTCGTCCCTCCCGGATCACCCAAAAAAACAGGCTGCAAGCCTGCTTCACCCACGGGCAAAGTGCCTGTGTCATCCTGCCCAAAAACAAATCCATTGCACCGCGCCCCAGCCTCGCCAGCGTATGCGCCCCCCTTATGTTCACCTTATTAGGCTCCGATCCCCACTCGCTCGCACGGCGGGGAAGGCTCGTCACGCCCCACGGGACCATCGAAACGCCCGTCTTCATGCCCGTCGGCACCCAGGGCTCCGTCAAAACCGTCCATCCCGCCGAACTCAAGGCCCTCGAAGCCCAAATCATCCTCGGCAACACTTATCATCTCGCCGTCCGCCCCGGCATGGAAGTCATGCGCGAAGCCGGCGGACTCCATAAATTCGCCAACTGGGACGGTCCCATCCTCACCGACTCCGGTGGCTTCCAGGTCTTCTCCCTCGGCAAAATTCGCAAGATCAAAGAAGACGGCGTCCATTTCCAAAACCACGTCGACGGCTCCCCGATGGTTCTTGGACCCGAAAGCGCCATGGAAATTCAGGCCACGCTCGGCTCCGACATCGCCATGCTGTTCGATGAGTGCCCACCGCACCCCTGCACTTTCGAATACGCCAGCACCAGCCTCGACCTCACCCTGCGCTGGGCCAAACGCTGTCGTGAATGGATCGACAAAAACCAGCCTCAGACCAACGGCCAGCCCCAGCTGCACTTCGGCATCGTGCAAGGTTCATCCTTCGCTGAACTGCGCGCCCGTTCCGCCAAGGAACTGGTCGCCATGGGATTCGATGGATATGCCGTCGGCGGCGTCAGCGTCGGCGAGCCCGAACCTGAAATGATGGCCGCCGTGGAGAACAGCATCCCTTTTCTTCCGCACGACAAACCGCGCTACGCCATGGGCCTCGGCACCCCGCCGCAAATGCTCGAAATGATCGCCCGCGGCATCGACATGTTCGACTGCGTGCTGCCCACCCGGCTGGCCCGTCACAGCACCCTTTTCACCAAAAACGGCACCGTCAACATCAAGAACCAAACCTTCGCCCGCGACTTCGGTCCGCTTGACGAAGACACCCATCCGCTCTGTCACGGATTCACCCGTGCCTACGTCCGACACCTCATCAAAGCGGGCGAAATCCTGGGATTACGGTTGATTTCCCTCCACAATCTGCATTTCTACCTGTCCCTCATGTCCCGCGCCCGCAAAGCGCTGGAGGAAGGCTATTTCAACGAATTCCGTAAAGAGTTCACCGCCAACTACAAAACGCATACGTCAACGCCAGATTCAACGTCAACGCCAACGCCATCGCCATCATGACCATCATCACCACCGCCCTACTCGCCCAAACCGCAGCACCAGCCCCTGGCGGCGGCGGACTCTTCGGCAACCCGCTCGTATTCATGATCCTCATGATGGTGGTCATGTATTTCATCCTCATCCGCCCCCAGCAGAAGAAGCAGAAGGAAGCCCAAAACCTGCAAAAAGCCCTCGCTCCGGGAGATCAGATCGTCACCATCGGCGGAGCCCACGGCACCGTCACCACCGTGCATGAAAAAACCGTCACCATCCGCGTGGCTGAAGGGAAAATCGAATTCGACCGCACCGCGATTGCCTCACGCATCTCTCCGACCGTTGAAAGCAAATAAGAATAAATAAAAGAGACGAACCGTCCCCTCCGTTAAAAAAAACCCGCGGCCCCCACGCCGCTGCCGATCAACCACCGCTTCCCACCGACCCGACCGTCCATGCACACCCCGGAAATCACCTTCCTCTACGGAGCCGTCCTGCTGTTCCTGCTGTTCTTCTACCTCGGCACCGCGAAGCACCGCAGCAAAAAGATCGCCGGCACCGTCCTTACCCTCGGCATCAGCGCATTTTGTCTGTGGGCCTTCTTCGACATCGGCATTAAACGCGGCATCGACCTCGGCGGCGGCAGCTCCTTCACCGTGCAGCTCAGCCCCGGCGTCAGCGACGACGGCAGCCAGAAAATCATCACCTCCGACTCCGTCCAACAGGCCATCGGCATCCTGGAGAAGCGTCTTAACCCCGACGGTGCCAAAGACCTCCAGCTCGTCCCCCAGGGCACCGACCGCATCAACATCCAGATGCCCGGCGTCGGCCCTGAAGAAGTTGAAGCCGTCCGTAAACAGATCGAACAGGTCGCCCACCTTGAGTTTCGCCTCGTCCATCGCAACAGCGAAGGCGAACTCGCCTCCATGAAGGCCACCGGTCGTCCGGCCATCGGTTACGTGGAAATGCCCGGCACCGAACACAAGACGGATCCCACCGCACCCGCCAGCTACCTCGTCAGTGCCCGTCCCGACCTCGAAGGCAAATACGTCAAAAATGCCTACGCCTATCCTGATCCTCTTCAAGGCTGGACCATCGGTCTCGACTTCGACAGCCTTGGCGCCGATCTCTTCGCCAAACTCACCAGCGCGCATGTCGGCGAACGCCTCGCCATCATCGTGGATGGCGAAGTGATCTCCGCCCCCAACCTCAAAGACGCCATCCTCACCGGCAGCGCCGTCATTTCCGGCGACTACAAGGAGGCCCAGGCACGCGGCCTCGCCACCGCCCTCGAGAACCCTCTCGAAAACCCGATGTCCATCATCGAGGAAAGCTCCGTCACCGCCGCGTTCGGTGAACAGACCGTCAAACAGGGCATCTACACCGGCTACATCTCCGCCGTGCTCATTGCCCTGTTCCTGGTCATCTACTACCGCTTCGCCGGCCTCATCGCCCTCATCGGCCTGGCCGTCTGCATGCTGGTGGTCTTCGGTGCCCTCGCCCTCTTCAACTTCACGCTCACCATGCCGGGGATCGCCGGTCTCGTGCTCACCATGGGCATGGCAGTGGATGCCAACGTGCTGATCTACGAACGACTGCGAGAAGAGATCAAAAACGGCAAGAGCATCGCCTCCGCCCTTGAATCCTCCTTTGAAAAAGCGTTCTCCGCGATTTTCGACGCCAACTTCACCACCCTCATCTCCGCCGTCGTTCTCTTCTACCTCGCCAGCGGCCTGGTCAAAGGTTTCGCCGTCACCCTCACCATCGGGATCTTCGGCACCATGCTCGGTGCGCTCATCGTCACCCGCGTGGTCTTCAACTGGTTGATCGACGCCAACCTCCTCAAGAAAATCACCGTGACGCAGATCATCCCTGACCGGATTTTCAATGTGATGAGCCTGTCACGCGCCTTCTTCATCGGCACCTTGCTTGCCACCGTCGTGGTGGTCGGCATGTTCTTCGTCAAAGGCAAGGAGGCCATCGGCATTGACTTCCGCGGTGGAGCCCTGACCCGCTTCGAAATCAAGGAAGGCCAGCGCATCGAAGCCTCCAGCGTCGAAGCCATCCTCACCGAAGCCGGCCTCAAAGGCTTCTACGTGCAGGAAAGCAGCACCGGCACCAACGAACTCATCACCGTGCGCAGCGAATACGAAGACGGAACCAAGGTCAAAAGCCTCGTTGAAGCCAAACACGCCGATCAGGTCTCCGGCGGCCAGATCGAACGCGTCGGCTCCGTGGTTGGCAAAGAACTCGCCATCCGCTCCCTCATTGCCTACGCGATCGCCATGATCGGCATGCTCATCTATCTGACCATCTTCTACGAATGGTCGTTCGCCCTCGCCGCCATGGTCGCACTGTTCCACGACTGCGTGCTGGCGATTGGCGTCTCCGTGTTGTTCGGCCAGCAACTCTCCGTCATTCACATCGGCGCGTTGCTCACCGTTGCCGGCTATTCCCTGAACGACACCATCATCGTGTTTGACCGTATCCGTGAGATGCTCAAAACCCGCAGCGGCAGCCTGCGCGACCTGATGAACGAAGCCGTCTCCGCCACCCTGAGCCGCACCCTTCTCACCAGCGTTACCGTGTTGATGTCGATGGGCGTTCTCTATGTGTATGGCGGTCCTTCCATGCGCGATTTCGCCCTGCCAATCCTCATTGGTGTGGTGGTCGGAACCTATTCCTCCATCTACATCGCCTCCGCACTGGTGCTCTGGTATGTGAGGGTCACCGGCAAGAACCTCCGCAACCAGATCCTCGAAACCGAAGCCCGTCGCGAAGCCATCAAAAACGCCGCTTCGACTGGAGCCTGATCGATTCGAATCTTCTCATTTATCCATAAAAAACCGCCCTCAATCAGGGCGGTTTTTTTATTGGTTATTGGCATCGGCAAAGCGACCATTGAGGAGCGGAGCGATAGCAAAGTAGAAGGCTCGTCCCGGGCCTTTTCAAAAAACTGCAAGGCTCGGGACGAGCCTTCTACCTTTCCACTCTACGGAGCGTTTTCAACTGATCACGAATTACTTGGGGGCTCTGGTCTGGTCCGCGTCCGCCTTTTTCACCTGAAACACATCCGCCGATTCCAGCACCGATCTCGCCTCTTTTCGCAACCACTCAAGCGCCGCCGCATTCCCCATCAAATGCGCATCCCAAAACGCCGTGCTGATCGCCAGGATCGCCCGATGATGATTGGGATTGCGCGGATTTCGCTCGGCAGGAAGCCGCCTTTCCGTGAACACCGAATGCTCTGCCCCATACAACACCAGCTCATAATGATCCCCCATCGGTAATGCCGGATACACCTTGCGCCGATCCTCGGGCGTCGTCGACACCACTCCCGAAGGCGCTCCGTCGTCCGTGCCGGTCATCAGCATCCACGGGATCTTCACCGCCCCAAAACTGTCGGATGGGTCGCCCATGGCAGCGGGACTCGGACTCATCGGTAGTGCCGCCTTGATGCGCGAATCCGCAGCACTCCTCGCCCCACCCAAGCCAACCTGCTGCTCACCACCGAGCGCCTGCGTCGTCTTGGCCCCAAAAGAATGCCCGCTCATGCCAACACGCTTTAAGTCCAGACGACCCGCCAGCCGGTCACCCGACTGGGTGGACGCCTTTTCCAGCCCATCCAAGACCGTTCTCACATCCGCAATGCGCAGCAGGTAGTTCGCCGCATTGGCCGCCCGTTTCATTTCCCGTCGTGCCTCGATCACGGGTTTGCCCCTCCAGACGCTTTCGTCACTGCCGGGATGCTGAAGAAAAACCGTCACATAACCACGGGCCGACCAGTGCTCGCCAAGAAAGTTCGATCCCTCACGCGACCCTCCCAGCCCATGGCTCACCAGGATCACCGCAGCCGGACCAGAGCCTGCCGGTAAAAAAATGCGCGTCGGCACCACCCGCTCTCCACCGGTAGTCGCGAAATCACGATCATAAATGACCGGGGCCGCGCCTCGTTTTGATGGATCATACAACGTCGGTTCGGCTGCATGAATCACGGTCGTCACCAACCATATCAGGGGAAATAGAGCAGACTTCATCATGGGCAGGAGTGTGGATTTTTCCGATGAAACCCATCACGCCCAAATAAGTTGGACGTTAATTCACTTTCTTCTCTTCCTTCTTCGCCGCAGCACCCGCACGTTTTTTGTTTCCTGCCCGATGCGTCATGGGTTTCTCCATCGCCTTCATGTTCGCCATGCCTTCTTTCGAGAGCAGCGGATCACTGGTTTCCTCGCGCCATGCCAGCAAAGCCGATTTCATGCGCGCGAGTAACTCAGCCTGTTCGGGTTTGGACGACAACTCATCAAACTCCCATGGGTCTGACTGCAAATCATACAGTTCAAACTCCGGCGGATTCGCCGCCCGCTCAAACGCCTGACCCACCCGGGTGCCTGCATAGGGAGCTTCACGCGCCATGCTCAGAGACACATCGCCATCAACGGCCTGGGTGGGTTTTGCCTCACCAGCCCGCAGATTGTGGATCAACTTGTAACGTGCATCCCGGATGGAACGTCGGGGGAAGAAGGGCATCGAACCATGAAATTGAAACTCCGTGGCGAGATACTCCCGATGCTGTTTCTCATCCAAGGTGTGACGCAAGGATTTGCCCTGCAATCCAGTGGGGAGGGGAAGCGCCGTCGCATCAAGAATCGTGGGCAGCAGATCAACCGTCGACACCAACGCTGCACTGCGTTCGTCCGCCTTGAAAACCTCCGGCCACACCACCATCATCGGCACCCGCACCCCGCCCTCATAACAACTGGTTTTACCACGGAAGAACGGCGGACCATGATCGCCCACAAACAGGATCAACGTGTTTTCCGCATGCCCCGAAGCCTCCAGCTCTGCCATCAATAATCCTACCGCCGCATCAAACCGCATCACCGCATTGTAATACTGGGTGACCCGCTCCGGCTGCTCCTGCGTTTCAATCAGCTGAAACGGAAAAGGCGGCACCTCACCCACCTTCAACGGCGTTTCCGGCACCCCAAGGTATTGGGTCGGAAACGCCTCTTTTGGCGGGCGCGGACTCAACCCCAGCACGTGGGGATCAGAAAAGTTGGCCATCAAAAAGAACGGTCCTTTCACCTCGCGTAGAAACTTTCCCGCCATCGCCGTCGCGCTTTTCACATCGCGAGTGTCGCCGCGCAAACGTTGATCAAACGGAAAACTCGCTTCCGGCGCGACATGCAGTTTTCCGAGAATCGCCGTCTCATACCCCGCTTGCTTCAACAGGGCCGGAATAGTCTGCTGCCGCAACGGTTCATGCAGCTCAAATCCTCCATTCACCAATCCATACTGACCGTTGGAATGAGGATACATGCCCGTGAACATGGCGCTGCGCGAAGGACTGCACGAAGCCTGCGCCACATAGGCGTTTTCAAACAAACGACCACGTTTTGCCAGCGCATCGAGATGGGGAGTGCGCACCGCTTTATCCCCATAACAACCCAATTGCAGGCCAAGATCATCCGCCGTGATCAGCAGGACATTGGGACTCGACCCCAACAACATGGACGAAAAGGAAAAAAGGACGAAAAGCGATCGAATCATCATAGAAAAACTCGTTTTTATTCAAAGCGGACCGCATTCACGCCCATCGTCATTCCCTCGCGCACCACGCCCTCAAGGTCGATCAACGGCAGCGGCTTCACCACCCGCCCCAACGGACGACAACCAGGTCCAACTCCATCCAGACCGAGATCATCTTCCATCGTCAGCGCCAGCTGTTGCAACTTCTCCACCACCTCCGGATGCTGACCATACACATCGTTTTGTTCCCCCAAATCATCGCCCAAATGATAAAGCTGCTTCTTGTCAAGGTGCAGCTTCCATGGACCGAAGCGCACCGCCTCCATGCGAAATCCGCGATAATAAAAAAAGTGATCCCGCGGAGCCTTGCCGTCCACCGTCCCCGCCAGCACCGGCCAGATGTCTACGCCGTCGATTTTGCGATCCGCCGACAACTCCACACCCCCCAATCTTGCCACCGTCGGCAATAGGTCCATCATGCTGGTGATCTCGTCCGTGCTCGTTCCCGCAGGAATTTTGCCCGGCCACCACGCGATGGTGCCCACCCGCATGCCACCCTCCCAGGTCTCCGCCTTGCCGCCTCGCAATGGACCATTCTTCGACCCATGCCGCACCGAACCCCCATTGTCCGAGGTGAAAATCACCAGCGTCTTCTGGTCGAGCTTCAACTCGCGCAAAAGGTCCAGCACCTGGCCCACACTCCAATCCACCTCCATCGCCCAGTCACCAATCGCCCCATTCGGCGATTTCCCGGCAAACTCCTCCCGCGGATAAATCGGAAAATGCACGGCGCTGTGCGGCAGGTAGAGGAAGAAGGGCCGGTCCTTGTTTTGCTCAATGAATTCCCTCGCCTCCATCGTGTAATCCAGCGTCAGCTCATACTGTTGCTCCGCCTTCACGCGATTGATCACCTGCTCGTTGCGCAACAACGGCAGCGGCGGCTGCGCTGTGGCTTTGATGCCAGTTTCATCGTCCTTCCGCGGCGGCACATTCAGATTGGGACTTTGATTCGGATTCGGATTCTGTTTTGGACGCGGACGCGCACGCGGCTTGGGCGGCGGCTCCCCTGGGTTATTTTTGGCCCCATCGGCCACGGTGCCCATGTCATTCGAATAGGGGATGCCGTAAAAATAATCGAACCCCTGTCGCGTCGGCAAAAACTCCGGTTGATCCCCGAGGTGCCACTTGCCGATGCAGGCCGTGGCATAACCCGCCTCCTTCAAAACATCCGCCATCGTCACTTCGTCTGGATGCAGTCCCACCGCCGCCGCAGGAAACAACACATGCGGAATCGGCAATGCCCGTTTCGGATAACACCCCGTCATCAACGCCGCCCGCGAAGGCGAACATACCGGCGCCGCATAATGACTCATCAGTTTGCGTCCCTCTGCCGCCATCCGGTCAAGATGGGGCGTTTTGGTTGTCGAACCAAATGGCCCAATGTCCGCATATCCCAAATCATCAATGTTGATGACGATGATGTTCGGTTTCTGTTCCGCCGCTCCTCCCGTCGATATCAAGGCTGCATTCAGCAGAAGCACCAACATCGGCCCGGTCCACCGGAGCCCGTTCATCACAAGAGAATTTAAAAAAGCCGACACGCCCTCACAACGTCCCCAAGCTCGCCGTCTTTCCCGAAATCAAAAAATCCCGGTCCCAGAGCAGCCGATGTGGGCCGCCATTAACTTCCCCAGCACTCAACCCACCGAACGCAAAGTCCGCTCACCCTCTTCGATCAACTTCCAAAAATTCTTCGACTCGGCCAACGCCTCGTCTTCTCCTGCGCTGCCAAGGTTGCTGCGGAACAAGAAATCCTTCAGCGAATTCTTGTGCAACACCCGGTGAATCTTCACATGCGTGCCCTCAACGGCGAAATAAATCCGGTAATCCCCAGCGCGGCAGCGGAACAAACGGGTTTCACCGCGTTGGATCACCCCATAACGGCCTTCCAGCCGGTTGTTCTCAAGATCTTCAGGCTGAATGTTCAACGCCTCAAGCAGCGTGAACTGAATCTGATTCGAAAGCTGGGAAAGCTCCGCAGCGCTGATCTCATTGAAAATGATTTGGAGCATGTGGCGCAACCTAGTCGTATCCAGCCTACAAGAAAGAGGAAAAGTGCAGTCTTTGACAAAAGCGCATCCTCCTGCATCTTGACCACCCGTTTTTAACCCGAGGAATTACTCTCCCTTCACCCTCCTGACCGTCCCTTGAAACGCATCCTTTTTGTCTGCACCGGCAACACCTGTCGCAGCCCGATGGCGGAAGGCCTGTTCCGCAAAATGGTGGAAGGCCGTCCCGATTACGAAGTCGCCTCCGCCGGCGTCTCCGCTTACCCCGGCGACCGCATGAATGAGCACACCGCCACCCTCCTGCGCAGCGAAGGCATCGACGTCAGCCAATTCCGCAGTCAGTTGCTGACTCCGGAACTCGTCGCCAGCGCCACCCACATCTTCACCCTTGCCAACGGTCATCTGCGCACCCTGGAAAACCTTTTTCCTGACGCCGCCGGCAAAGCTTACCTGCTCAGCGAACTCTCACCCGACGATCAATTGCGAGGGCGCGACGTCGCCGACCCCTTCGGTTCCGACTTCCCGACCTATCAGGAAACCCGCAACCTCATCAACAAGCTCCTTCCCACCGTTCTCGCTTACATCGACCAGACATTCGACAACATCACGCCCACCAACGCCAACGCCATGCACGCCAACGCCACCCTTGAAGCCACCCCCATTCCCTCCGCCAGCAGCGCCTCTGTTGCCATTCACAAGCTCGCCATCGGAGCCGACCACGGCGGAGTCGAACTCAAGGACGCCCTCGTCGCCCATTTGAAATCCCAAGGTCACGAAGTCACCGACGTCGGCACCCACGGCAAAGACTCCGTCGATTATCCCGATTTCGCCGATTCCGTCGCCGCCAGCATTCTCAGCGGAGCCTCCGACGCCGGGATCCTCGTCTGCACCAGCGGCATCGGCATCTGCATCGCCGCCAACCGCCATCCCGGCATCCAGGCCGCCACCGTGCGCGAGCCCGAGGAAGCCACCCTCACCCGTCAGCACAACAACGCCAACGTGCTCTGCCTCGGCGGTGCCAAAACTCCAATCGAAGACGCCATCAAAATTGCCGACGCCTTCCTCGCCACCCCCTTTGCCGGAGGCCGTCATGCCCGCCGCGTCGGCAAAATGAACGACCTCTCCCATGTCGCCGCCGAAATCGTCCGCCACGGCGATCCCCTCGTGGCCGACATCATCATGGCCGAGGAAAAACGCCAGCAGAGCAACATCGAACTCATCGCCAGCGAAAACTTTGCCAGCCGCGCCGTTCAGCTGGCCCAAGGCTCCTGCCTCACCAACAAATACGCCGAAGGCTACCCCGGCCGCCGCTGGTATGGGGGTTGTGAAGAAGTCGACAAGATCGAACAACTCGCCATCGACCGCGTGTGTGAAATCTTCGGCTCCAAATACGCCAACGTGCAGCCCCACTCCGGCTCCCAGGCCAACGCCGCCGTCTATTTCTCGGTGCTCAAACCCGGCGACAAAATCCTCACCATGAACCTCGCTCATGGAGGTCACCTCACCCACGGTCACAGCGCCAACTTCAGCGGCAACTTTTACGAAGTCACCCATTACGGCGTGAGCGAAAAAGACGAACGCATCGACTACGACGCCCTCGCCGAACAAGCCAAACAGGTGATGCCCAAAATGATCACCGCCGGTGCCTCCGCCTATCCGCGCATCATCGACTTCGCCCGCATCGCCGAGATCGCCAAGTCCGTCGGCGCCTACCTCTTCGTCGACATGGCCCACATCGCCGGCCTCGTCGCCGCAGGTGTGCATCCATCACCGATCCCCCACGCCGATTTCATCACCAGCACCACCCACAAAAGTCTGCGCGGACCTCGTGGCGGTATCATCCTCACCAACGACGAAG encodes:
- the rpiB gene encoding ribose 5-phosphate isomerase B: MKRILFVCTGNTCRSPMAEGLFRKMVEGRPDYEVASAGVSAYPGDRMNEHTATLLRSEGIDVSQFRSQLLTPELVASATHIFTLANGHLRTLENLFPDAAGKAYLLSELSPDDQLRGRDVADPFGSDFPTYQETRNLINKLLPTVLAYIDQTFDNITPTNANAMHANATLEATPIPSASSASVAIHKLAIGADHGGVELKDALVAHLKSQGHEVTDVGTHGKDSVDYPDFADSVAASILSGASDAGILVCTSGIGICIAANRHPGIQAATVREPEEATLTRQHNNANVLCLGGAKTPIEDAIKIADAFLATPFAGGRHARRVGKMNDLSHVAAEIVRHGDPLVADIIMAEEKRQQSNIELIASENFASRAVQLAQGSCLTNKYAEGYPGRRWYGGCEEVDKIEQLAIDRVCEIFGSKYANVQPHSGSQANAAVYFSVLKPGDKILTMNLAHGGHLTHGHSANFSGNFYEVTHYGVSEKDERIDYDALAEQAKQVMPKMITAGASAYPRIIDFARIAEIAKSVGAYLFVDMAHIAGLVAAGVHPSPIPHADFITSTTHKSLRGPRGGIILTNDEALSKKINAQVFPGVQGGPLMHVIAAKAVCFLEALQPGYKEYQQQIVKNSQALAAELSHLGYRIVSGGTDNHLMLVDLRPRGLNGKIASETLDHAGITVNKNGIPFDTEKITLGGGIRIGTPAVTTRGMKEDEMKQIAQFIHEALENREKPQVLEIIRQNVIALNERFPLP
- a CDS encoding sulfatase family protein; its protein translation is MNGLRWTGPMLVLLLNAALISTGGAAEQKPNIIVINIDDLGYADIGPFGSTTKTPHLDRMAAEGRKLMSHYAAPVCSPSRAALMTGCYPKRALPIPHVLFPAAAVGLHPDEVTMADVLKEAGYATACIGKWHLGDQPEFLPTRQGFDYFYGIPYSNDMGTVADGAKNNPGEPPPKPRARPRPKQNPNPNQSPNLNVPPRKDDETGIKATAQPPLPLLRNEQVINRVKAEQQYELTLDYTMEAREFIEQNKDRPFFLYLPHSAVHFPIYPREEFAGKSPNGAIGDWAMEVDWSVGQVLDLLRELKLDQKTLVIFTSDNGGSVRHGSKNGPLRGGKAETWEGGMRVGTIAWWPGKIPAGTSTDEITSMMDLLPTVARLGGVELSADRKIDGVDIWPVLAGTVDGKAPRDHFFYYRGFRMEAVRFGPWKLHLDKKQLYHLGDDLGEQNDVYGQHPEVVEKLQQLALTMEDDLGLDGVGPGCRPLGRVVKPLPLIDLEGVVREGMTMGVNAVRFE
- a CDS encoding type II toxin-antitoxin system RelE/ParE family toxin produces the protein MLQIIFNEISAAELSQLSNQIQFTLLEALNIQPEDLENNRLEGRYGVIQRGETRLFRCRAGDYRIYFAVEGTHVKIHRVLHKNSLKDFLFRSNLGSAGEDEALAESKNFWKLIEEGERTLRSVG